TAAAATTTCTGAAATTATACGGCATTTTTATCTCTCTGAACGATATATTTTGCGTTCACCCACCTTATAAATTTCAATAGCCTGCCTCCTGTTTTTCAAACTGGAGACAGGCCGCCGGAAACATAAAAATCGGAGGCTCACGATGCTTTTAAGCATGCAATGGCTGCGAGAATTCGTACCATACGAAGGCGGGGTACAGGAGCTTGGTGACAGGCTGACCATGCTCGGCCTTGAACTTGAGGAAATAATAAATCCTTTTGAAAATATTTCTTCCGTTGTTGTCGGCCATGTTGTCGAATGCGGAAAACACCCGGAAGCAGACAAACTTTCCGTTTGTAAAGTAGATGTCGGCGAAGCCGAGCTGCTTGATATCGTCTGCGGTGCCCCCAATGTTGCTAAAGGACAGAACGTTCCTGTTGCAAAAATCGGATGCGTACTTCCCGGTGGCCTGAAAATAAAAAAAGCCAAGCTCCGCGGACAGAAGTCCTGCGGTATGATCTGCTCTGAAAGAGAACTTGAACTTTCAGATGCCCATGACGGCATCATGGTTCTCCCGGAGGAGCTTAAGCCCGGCCAGATTTTTATTGATGCAATGAACATGAACGACACTGTTCTTGATCTTGGCATCACCCCCAACCGTGCCGACTGCCTTTCAATCCTCGGTATTGCCCGTGAAACAGCTCTGGGGTTCGACCTGCCGCTGACAATGCCCGAGCTCAATCTTGTTGAAGCAGGCGGAAATGCCGCTGATATGCTCAAAATCGAGATTGAAGAAGGTGCTGACTGTCCGCTGTATATGGCCAGAATCCTTAAAGGAGCCAAGCTGGCACAATCACCCGACTGGATGCGCTACCGCCTTATTTCAGTAGGTGTACGCCCGATCAACAATGTAGTTGATGTAACCAACTATATACTTTTTGAACTGGGACAGCCCCTGCACTCCTTTGACGGTGATCTGCTGAAAGGTGATAAAATCAGAGTCGGCCGCGCTCCAGAGGGAATGAAATTTACTACTCTTGATGATCAGGAACGTTCACTGCTGAACAGTGACCTGCTCGTCTGGGATGCTGAAAAACCTGTTGCTTTAGCCGGAGTAATGGGCGGACAGAATTCTGAAATCAACGACAAGTCTACCAACGTAGTACTTGAAAGTGCTGTTTTCAAACCTGCGCTTATCCGCAAAACTGCCCGCAGACTTTCACTGCCATCAGAAGCTTCATACCGTTTTGAACGTGGTGTGGACCAGTTGATGAGTGCCTACGCCCTTGACCGTGCCGCCCAGCTCATCAATGAGCTTTCCGGTGCTGAAGTTGTGAGCGGTGTAGCTCAAAACGAATCACTCCCGTGGCAGACAAGAACCCACACCTACCGTCACAAGCGCTGCAACGCTCATCTTGGTCTCAATCTTGAGCCGGAGTTCAGCAAAAAAGCTTTCACCCTCATGGGGCTGGAAGTTGATGACAGTGACAGTGATTCATGGAAAGTCACAACTCCTTCATACCGCCTTGATCTCGAAAGAGAAAATGATCTCTATGAAGAAGTTGCCCGCTATTACGGCATGGACCGTATCCCGGCAGTGCTTCCCAATATCTCAAAAACATTTGATTCAGCTGTCCTTGGCGATACCCCTTACGGATTCTCCCGCAGAATCAAAAACTGGGGCCGCGGCGTAGGACTGCATGAAGCAATCAACTATAGTTTTGTTGGAAGTGAAGATCTTGATCTTCTCGGACTCCCGGAAGAAGGACGTGTATACATTGCCAATCCTCTGAGCGAGGACCAGAACGTAATGCGGACCGCTATTACTCCGGGGCTGCTGAATACCGTTCGCCATAACCTTGCACAGGGCAATAATCATATCCGTCTTTTTGAAGTCGCCAAGAAATTCGTTAAAGATGAATCTTCGGTAACTGAGACAAGAGAACAGAACAGACTTGGTCTGCTTGTTACCGGACCGCGCAGTCAGCGTGAATGGCCCGGTGACAATGAAGATGCTGATTACCTTGATATAAAAGGACTGGTTGAACATCTTCTCACAGACCTGAAGCTTAATGACGCCGAGTATGAAATCCTTGAAGGCTGCTCCTATCTCGAACCTTGTGTTCAGGTTAAGCTTGATGGTGAAGAACTTGGAATTATAGGCATGGTTAAACCGGAAATAGCGGATAAATACCATGCTAAAAAAGAAATCTGGGTAGCTGATCTCAATGCGGATATGCTTAGAGACAAAGTTATTGCCAACAAGATTCAGTTTGAGAATCTCCCGGTATTTCCGCCATCAAGAAGAGATGTAACTATTATATGTCCCATGGACCTGCATGCGGCAACCATTGAGAAAACTATTCTTGATCAAAAGCTGCCCCTGCTTGAAAGTCTTGAACTTGTCGCGGTCTTTGTGCCTGAAAATCAGGACAAGGAAAGGAACCTTTCATACCGCCTGACATATAGACATCCTAAAAAGACACTCAAGGATAAAGAAGTTGATAAAGAGCACACCAAGGTTTTAACAGCCCTTGAAAAGGCTCTGCCTATTCACTTCTAATTCTTATTGTTAAATATAGGTATAAAAGCCCTCTGCCGAACTAAAGCAGAGGGCTTTTTTTATGCAGTTAACACAATTTATGTTATATGATGACATTAATGACAAGTGACAAAAATGAATGTAAGATAATAAAATCCAAAAGGAAAAAAAGCAAAAGGATCAGGAAATACAATGGCAAGAAAGACTAAAGAAGAAGCTGAAAAAACCCGTCAGGCCATAATTGAATCAGCTTTCAGAGTTTTTAGAACAAAAGGATATTCTAAAACAACTCTCCACGACATTGCTGTAGAGGCAGGAGTCACCAGGGGCGCAGTTTACTGGCACTTTAAAAATAAACCGGATGTCTTCGGCCAGCTGATGGATCACGCCTTCAGACCTTTTGAAGTCTTTTTTGAAGGTATTCTGGAGAGTACTACATCACCTATCGAAATTCTTATTAAATTCATGGATGCATGGCTGTCACGAGCTACAACCCAGAGTCATTTCAGGGCAGCTTTTGAAATTGTTTTTCTCATGACGGAATGGTCAGATGAACTTATGCCGTATAAAATGGAATATAGATCCATGGAGCTTAAGTTCATCAAAGATATTGAAGAAATATTTGATAAAGGAATTAAAGACGGTTCTTTCCGGGCAGACCTGAATGCCCATACGGCGGCAGTTTATTACTATTCCAATATATTTGGTCTTGCTCAGGTTTCTTTGTTCTTTGAGGAACAGCTTGAGATAGGAAAAAGTAAAAGAGATTATATGATCATGTTCCTTAATTCCTGTGCGGCAGAAGAATATGACATATCCGAACTAATCGCTTAATCATTAGCCACAATAAAAGATTAAAAATTAACGGCTGAATCCGTAAAAAAGATTCAGCCGTTAATTTTATATTATCTCAAACTGTTAAAAACAGCGTGCAATAAAGTTCGCAGCTACTCGCATTGAAATTCACCGCTCTCGTATATTAAAACTTCAGAACCATCTTTAAGTATGGCGTACACTTTTTTATCTTCCGTATTAACAAGATCCCAGTGCAGAGCAGAATCGTTAAAACCAAGTTCTTTCTTCAAATCAGAAGTAAGGTCTTCCTGATTTCCACCGTAAGTATCAGCATAAGAAGCACCTACTGCCACATGGCAGTTCCCGAATTCTCCGCCATAATTTTCATCATACAGAGTATTAGCCATAAATTTATCTATCTGAGAAAAACGCCTGTCAGTCAGTGAAAATTCGCCAAGACGTGCTGCCCCTTCATCCATAGCCAGCTGTTTTTTGACAAACTCCTCACCCTTTTCAGCGGTGATCTCTTTGGCAACTCCATTTTCAAAAACAAGCTTTACACCCTGAACAAGATTACCGGATCTGAAAGAAGCCTGATCAGCATAATAGACACCTTCAGTCCCACGCCAGTCAGGAGAAATGAAGAGTTCAAAACTTGGAATATTATGCCCGGAAATTCCAATCCAGCGGCGTGATTCCCCGTGGCTTACTTTAAGATCGCAATTTTCAGTAACAACCCTGTAGCTTTCTATATCCATGCCGTTCAGCCAGTTTTTAACTTTGAGAGCACTGTCAAAAACTTCCATCCAGCGCTCTGTCGGCTTATCGTCATCAAGATAGCAGGCCTTGATAATCTGTTCAGCAAATTCCTCAATTCCCAAACCGGCAGCATCAGCCATAGCTTTGGTCGGGTATGAACAAAGGGTCCAGCCAAACTCCCCTTTCTGTTCCCGGACATCCATTATGTCGCGGATAAATTTTCTGGCAACAGCAGATTTACCGATCCTCGAAGGGTCCACTTCTGCAAGATGAGTGAGTGATGACGGTGCAAGCAATGCTATCAGACCGTTTAAATTGTTAATCAGCTCTTTTTCACCGGGAGTAACAAAGGTCAGCTGTTTATCATTACCCTTGCCATAAAAAGATTTCTCCATGTCCGGGGTCAGCCCCATCCTCAAAATAGGATTCATACCCTTTTCCACCAGCAGTTTGAACATAACTTCTGCCAGAGGAAGAGCCTCAATTTCGTAGCGCAGCAGAATATTATCTCCGGGCTTGAACTCTCCTGTTCTGGCTGTAGTGATTCCCCACCATAAAACTTCACAATATTTTTCGAGCTGCTCAGCTGTCAGCATAATATATTCTCCTTGATTATTGATTTGAAAAGCTACGATAGACCAGCCGGGAATTTATCTCAATAGCCCCGAAATCAACCAGTTACAGGGCCAAGAGTCATATTGACATTATCATTTTACAGGCAATAAATTCATTGCACTTTAAAAAACATATTATTTTAAGATGTTAAATAATTTTGGAATCTTATTAAGTTAAAAAAAATGAATTATAAGCCTTGATTTTACATATCGCTTCTTGACACAGAAGAGTCATATAGCTATCTCCATTTCAAAAGCCCGGTACCACATTATGCCACGAATTTCTTTGAATTCGTGACAATTGGGAAAATGAACTTTTTGCCGAGGCTGAACAACCCAGCCTCATCAAAATACGTTCAGAGGCTGAAAAAAATAATCTTTTGGAGGGTTAGACCATGGCCTACAACGTAACTGTTGATGTTGAAAAGTGTGTTGGTGACGGCGAGTGTGTTGATGTATGTCCCGTAGAAGTTTACGAACTTCAGGACAGCAAAGCTGTTGTTGTAAACGGCGAAGAATGCCTCGGCTGCGAATCCTGTGTTGAAGTTTGCGAACAGGATGCCATCACTATTGAAGAAAGCTAATTTCTTCCTTGCCTAAGGCAGGACTTTAAGGCGGGAATCCTTTCCGGATTTCCGCCTATTTTTTATTCCACAACAGCCTTTGATTCCCCTTGGTGCGGCTGTCATCAATCATCAGCGGATTCGAATCCGGCTGACCAAATCGTATTTTTTCCAGCCTGAGCATTGACTGTAAGGATTGACGACTTACTTTTAAAAAGTTTATCCGGTAATCCCGGTTAATATGCTCTGAAAGAGAATGGAGGTTGTATTTTGGAGTTCAAAGATATTTTTACGAAATATGAAGCAATTGTCGCCGAAGTGGACAGTGCTTTTAATAAAGTTGCAGAACAGGCTGACGACGGCATAAAATGCCATAAAGGTTGCAGCGACTGTTGCCATGCCCTTTTCGACCTGACACTGGTTGAGGCTCTGTATCTGAACCACAAGTTCAATGAAAAATACAGTGGCATGGAGCGTTCACAGATTCTTGAACGTGCGGATGAAGCCGACCGCCAGATTCATAAAATCAAAAGAAACGCATTTAAAGCTTCGCAGGCTGGAAAATCAGCCTCTGAAATCATCAAAGAAATTTCACTCGCAAGAGTCCGCTGCCCTCTTCTTGGTACGGAAGATTCCTGTGATCTTTATGAATCAAGACCGCTCACATGCAGAATATACGGAACTCCGATGAACATCGGCGGAGAAGCCCACTGCTGCGGAAAATCCGGTTTTGATAAAGGTAAACAGTACCCGGCCATGAATATGGATGTGCTGCAGAACAAGCTTTACGAATTGAGTAAAGAAATTTCTGACAGCATTAATTCTTCTTATAAAGAATTAAGCGAGATGCTTATCCCGGCATCAATGGCCCTGCTGACAGATTTCACTATGGAATACCTTGGTGCACGGACCAGTAAAAAGGCCGAGCCCGAACCGGAACCGGAGCCGCTGGAAGTAACTCCGCAAGCCTGCTCAACCTGTTCGGAAGACAAGTCTGCATGTGCCGACTGTAATTACTCTGTTTCACTCGGACAGGCTCCGGAAAAGGACTAACAGGAGCTTAGTATGAGTACCATGACGCCGGAACAGATTGAAGAACAGAAAAGGATAATGTACGAAAAGCTTTCGCCCAGACGGCGCAAGTTTGTTGACAAAATAGGCTATGACGAATGGGAACCTTTTGCCATGCCCTTTGACCCGATTGATCTGAGGCAGGATATAACAGGCAGAACCTCCCAACAGCTGTGCGAACAGTTTATGAGAGAAACAAGGTCCGCCCAAGATCCTGAATACCTTCAGGCTGCTTCTGAATTCGGCGTGCTCCTTGTTATGAATATCGAACGCGTCAGACCTGTTTTTGATTTTTGCGTATGGTACAACGAACTACTCAAACGCGAAGGTAAATCTATTGATTTAAACAAGTAGGCTTCCGGCATTATGCCGTATAAAGCTTCCTAAACTGCAAGCAATATTAAGAGGATAATAAAGTGCAGCAATTCGATAACCTTGATGACTATATTGAAGACCTCAAAGCCAAATCAGCCAAGAACCCTACCTGTAGCAACACCCACTACAATCTTGGCGTTGCATATCTCTCCAAACGTGATTTCATGGAAGCTGAACGTGAATTCATAAGTGCAATCAACGAATCCCCGAAAATGGCTGAAGCATACGTTCAGCTCGGCGGAATCTGCCTGCAGAGAAACGACATAGACGGATGCCTGCGCTATAATATTCAGGCTTCACAGCAGCGTCCTTTCTTCGCTGTTCCGTGGGGTAACATAGGCTTCGTATACCTCCAGAAAGGTGATGTAGATAAAGCCATTGGTGCTCTCAAACGTGCTGTAAAATATGATCCGAATTTTGTTCAGGCCCTCTCCACTCTCGGAAGTGCTTACTTTCAGGAAGGAGAACTGGACGACTGCATCGAAGTTTGCGAAAAAGCAGTAAAAATTCAGGAACATTTTGGTCCGGCATGGAACAACCTTGCACTGTGCTACATAGAAAAGAAAGATTTCGACAAGGCTGCTGAATGTATTGAAAAAGCAAAACAGAGCGGATATGATATTCCTGAAGAAATGATCAAGGATCTCGAAGAATCACGTTCTTAATCCGCTTGGTATAATTAAATTTAAAACAGGCTTCCGAATTTATTGCGGAAGCCTGTTTTTTAATATGCGCAGGAGGTCGGGGGCTGCCCTTCTCTGGAAAATATAAAACTTTTTTGGTATCTTTTGAAAAAGAGTTTATATACTTTTCAACAATCCTGATAATAGTAACTTCTCACTGTGTTTGAGAATACTGCGGATGCAAAACTGAATGACAAACCCCAGCTACTTTTTATGCGTGGCAGGCATTATAAGTTTCGCAATAGCTCTGCTGCACATAGTAATAATAGCCGCCGGACCTAAAGCATACGATTACTTCGGGGCCGGAGAGGATCTGGTCCTCATGGCCCGCAGGGGGTCCGTGATACCACCCCTGCTGACAATTTTCATCGCACTTGTCTTTGCCGTTTTCGGACTTTACGCTTTTTCCGCAGCGGATTTATACCGGGATCTTCCATTCAAAGGTCCTCTTGTTGTAATCATCGGTATTTTATATTTTCTCAGAGGATCAGCTGTTTTTTTTCAGCTTTTAAATCGCGGGTCTTCAGCATCGGGAACACGGGAAATTATTTTTTCGCTGATTTCATTTACAGCAGGGATATGCTATCTTGCTGGGGTACTCGGCAACTGGGAATCAATCACAGGCGGGCCGCTCTGAAATTTTAGCAACGTATAAAAGTAACCATTCTGCAATATTCCTGATGCATATAAAATCAGGAAAAGTTAAATACTCGATCCGGCAGGCAGAACTTGTAATCATCAAAATTCAGGACACCTTCTCTTTACAGTTGTCTTTTTGGGCCTGTTTGATAATCTTGAATTTCACACGAAAAAGTGGAGGATATTATGTCTTTGAGCAATCTTGCGGGCAAACTTGCCCCACCTGAAATTCTGGAAAATATTCCACGACTCGTAGCTGCATACTACACGATTAAACCTGATATTTCCATTCCTTCAAACCTTGTGTCCTTCGGAACGTCAGGACACAGAGGATGCCCTCTGGACGGCTCTTTTAACGAAGGCCACATTCTGGCTATCAGTCAGGCCATTTGTGAATATCGTGAAAAAATGGGGTATACAGGTCCGCTCTTTATAGGAAAGGACCCGCATGCACTGTCTGAACCGGCACAGATAACAGCTCTGGAAGTTTTTGCAGCAAACGGAGTTGATGTATTTATAAATGACAAGGGGTACACTCCCACCCCGGCAATTTCGCATGCTATTTTAACTTTTAACAAAGGAAAAAGCTGCGGCAAAGCCGATGGTGTGGTAATAACTCCATCCCATAACCCTCCACGTGACGGCGGATTTAAATACAATCCTCCGGAAGGTGGCCCGGCAAGCACCACGGTCACAAGTACCATCCAGAACAGAGCCAATGAAATAATGCAAAACGGGCTCAAGGATGTGAAAAGGATTACTCTCGAAAAGGCAATGAAAGCCGGCACCACAACTGAGCACGACTTCATAACACCTTATGTCAATGATCTCTGCAATATTATTGACATGGAAGCTATAAGCCGTGCAGGACTGAAAATAGGTGTGGACCCTCTCGGAGGGGCAGCAATTGATTACTGGGAACCGATTGCCGAGCGCTACAAAATTGATATCAACGTGGTCAACAAAACCATAGATCCGGCTTATGCTTTCATGCATGTGGATAAAGACGGCAAAATCCGTATGGACTGCTCTTCTCCTTATGCCATGGCCGGGCTTATTGAACTGAAAGATAAATACGATATTTCTTTTGCAAACGACCCTGATACTGACAGGCACGGTATAGTCACCAAAAGCCGCGGGCTGATGAACCCCAATCATTATCTTGCCGTTGCAATTGAATATCTCTACACCAACCGCCCGGATTGGAGAAAAGATCTGATGGTGGGTAAGACTCTGGTCTCCAGTTCTATGATAGACAGAGTCGCAGCATCAATTGATCGCCAGCTGATGGAAGTTCCGGTTGGATTTAAATGGTTCGTGGAGCCACTGCTCAGCGGAACCTGCGGATTCGGCGGTGAAGAAAGTGCTGGAGCATCATTCCTGCGCAAAGACGGTTCTGTCTGGACCACTGACAAAGACGGTATCATCATGAACCTTCTTGCTGCGGAAATAACAGCCATAACAGGTAAAGATCCGGGCGAACTTTACACCGCCCTTGAAAATAAATTCGGTTCACCTGTTTATAAAAGGATTGATACCGGAGCAACTGAAGAACAGAGAAAAGCTTTCAGCAGTCTTACCCCGGATATGATCAAGGCTAAAACCCTTGCCGGAGAACTGATTGAAAGCAAGCTGACAACAGCTCCCGGAAATAATCAATCCATAGGCGGATTGAAAGTTATAACCGAGAACGGATGGTTCGCGGCAAGACCTTCAGGAACCGAGTCAATTTATAAAATTTATGCGGAATCATTCAAAGGTCTGGCTCACCTCGTTTCTATTCAGGAAGAAGCCAAGAAAATAGTCAACGAAGCTTTTTCAACAGCAGTATAGCCAGCCATAAGAGCAAAAATATAAAGGGCCGGATAATTAAATTATCCGGCCCTTTTTCATGATAGATCATTGGTGCGGTTTTACATAATTATATCAGCAAGAACTCAAATAGGAGCCTGAGATTATTTGTAAGATTCAATGGCTTCACTTATGCGCTTGTTTTCAGCCTTGAAAGATTCAACCAGTTTTTCAAAGCCGCTACCTTCGTGATAGCGAAAAGCCTTTTCCATTTCATAAGCTATGTCTCTTGCCCTTGGAGCGCAGATGGCCGCACAGGTGCTTTTCAAAGTATGGGCTATCCTTTCCGCACTGCGAAAATCTCTTCTGGAGGCTGCTGTCAGAAGCTGTCTGAGGTCTTCCGGTGTTTCCTCAAGAAACATTGAACATAATTCCTCAAAAAGCTCATTGTCTCCATGATACATTTCTTCAGCTTTCTGCCTGTCCAGAACCGGAACTCCAAAATGCTCGTTTTCGTCGAAATCATGGTCCCCGGAGTCAGCCCGTCCTTCCATAACCTTTTGAATCTTAGCCTCAAGGTCGGCATACTGTACCGGTTTTGTAATATAACCGTTCATACCGGATTTGATACTTTTATCCCTTGTCCCGCTCATGGCATGAGCGGACATTGCAATGATCGGGATTTCAACACATGCCGATCCAGCACCGCCCTGACGAATAGCCTTTGCAGCATCAAAGCCGTCCATCTCAGGCATTTCAATATCCATCAACACCAGATCAAAATGTTCTTTGGATAAGGCTTCAACAGCCTTCACCCCGTTTTCTGCTTCCCTGCAGGTATGCCCCATTTTTTTAAGCAGACGACCCGCAACTCTTACATTTATGGAATTATCTTCTACAAGAAGGATATGAAATCTCTTTTTATCAGCATCCGGCAGAGTATCAGACTCAAGGGCATAAAGTTCAACTTTGTCCGGGTCTCCCGGAGAAAGCAGAACATTGAAAGTAAAAACACTGCCAAGGCCGACAGAACTGCGTACACCTATCTGCCCGCCCATCATCTCCACAATTTCACGAGAAATTGCCAGACCAAGACCGGTTCCGCCAAATTTTCTTGTAGTTGAGCTGTCAGCCTGACGGAAGCTTTCAAAAATAACATCCTGCTGATCTTCAGGAATACCTATACCGGTATCTCTTACAGTGAAAACAACATCATGCCGTCCTGAAACATTTTGATCGATGGAAGGGGAAACCTGAACATAGACTCCTCCCTTACCAGTAAATTTCAAGGCATTTCCGATCAGATTAAACAGAACCTGTTTAAGCCGACCCTGATCACCGCAGACTATTTCAGGAACATCTTCATCGATATCAAGGTCGATAACCAGTCCCTTGGATTCAGCCTGATGAGACAGACTGCGTACTACAGAATATAGCACATCGCTCAAACTAAAATCTTCATTTTCCAGTTTAAGCATCCGCGCTTCAACCTTGGATAAATCGAGGATGTCGTTTACTACGCTTAAAAGCTGGTTGGCGCAAAGCCCTACGGTTTCGAGGTTATCTCTTTGTTCCACATTAAGATCAGTCAGCAGTGTCAGATCAGTCAGACCGATAACAGCATTCAAAGGAGTCCTTATCTCATGGCTCATTGAAGCCAAAAACCGCGACTTGAATTTATTGGCCTTCTGGGCTCCGTCACGGGCCATAATAAGTTCCCGCTCAAGCTTCTTACGTCCGGTGATGTCGATTACCGCGGCAACAGCTCCTCCGGTTTCCCCGCCCATGGGGGTAATGTCGAGCTGACACCATTTTTTTTCGCCCTTAAAGGGATAGGAAAACTCTATTAGAAAATGTTCATCGTGACCGTTTATAACTTCCTTTAGTCCATTGGCTACGGCCACCAGAATATCTTCCGGGCAGCCAATGGCCGAAAGTGATTCAAGAAAATCAGAGCCGACCAGAGTTTCACCGGTATCTATAGCGAAATAATCATTCCAAGAAGGATTTGCTGTAATCAGCCGGCCTCCCGTATCAAGAACAGCAATACTTGATGAAATTGAAGCCAGAACCGAACGAAGCTGCTCCTCCTGATGAGCCAGCTGACGGTAGGCCTGATCCAGCTGCTTTGATTGCAGCAGAGCGTTTTCATAAGTTGCAAGCAGAAGATGGAAGACTTGACCGAAATCGGCACTTATTGAATGCTTTTCACCGTGAAATTCAAATTCTATTTCACGGGTATTTCCTGTTTCAGCTTCATAATGATTGTGATCAAGTACATGGCGGATACGGGAATGCAGAAAATCTTCATCATAAGGTTTCGTAACAAAATTTATTGCCCCGCTCTTAAGCCCGCGCAGGACATCGCCCGGATCAGAAAGACTGGTAAGGAGAATAACCGGAACTGAATGAAATTTATCGTTTTGCCTTATCTGTGAACATAATTCATACCCATCCATTCCGGGCATAACAACATCACTTATGACCAGATCGGGATTAAAACTGTCCATTTTAGATATGGCGCTCTCGCCATCATCGGCAACAAGAACAGAGTAACCTATACTGCTTAAAAAATATTCCAGCTTTACAGCCTGCGTAAGACTGTCCTCAACAACTAAAATCCGTTCAGAGGTCATGATTTTATCCATGTTAATATTGAGCGTCAGCTCTTTATTCCTGCAAAATTCAACAATTCTCCACTTATCTCTTCAAGAGGTAAAATATCAATTGCCGCGCCGAGCTTTACAGCTTCCCCCGGCATTCCATAAACAGTACAGCTCTCTTTATTCTGCGCAATGGTATACGCCCCCGCTTTGCGCATCTCAAGAAGTTCCGCCGCTCCATCACGGCCCATTCCGGTCATAATAATGCCTGCGGCTCTATGCCCGAGGTTTCTTGCGGCTGAGGCAAACAATACACTTACACTTGGAATTATGCCATCGGAAGCTGAACCTGAAGAAAATGATACCGTCAAATCAGAATTTACACGCATGTGTTTTTCTTCCGGGGCAAAATAAACAAAACCGCCTCTGACTGTTTCTCCGGCATCTGCCGCTTTAACTTTCAGGGGGATAACATTATCAAGCCAGCTGACCATCCCTTCCAGAAAACCTTTGGACATGTGCTGGACGACAAGTATAGGCAAAGGATAATTTTCAGGCAGAGCACCAAGAACAGCTTTTAATGCCTGTGGTCCTCCGGTTGAAGTTCCTATGCAGACGGCTTCAATATTTTCTTTTGGAGTACTGTCTTTAATACCGGACCGTCCTGAAAGGACTGGACCCGAATTTATTAAATTCTTTTTAATCCTTCTACGAACGACTTTTACTTCGGACATAAGCCTGACAGTGTGAATTATGTCGTTCATATTGTCTTCAAAATCTGAATCGCATAGCCGCGGCTTATCAATAAGAGTGAGAGCACCGGAATCAAGAGCGCGAAAACCGTCGTCAGAATCATCCGGGCTGGCAACGGAGCTGATGATTACAATGGGAAGTGGCGATTCCTCCATAATCCGGCGTGTGACCTGAAACCCATCCATATCGGGAAGGTGAATATCCATTGTCACAATATCAGGTTTCAGCTTATGAACTTTTTCAATAGCTTCAGCACCTGTCACAGCCATGCCCGCAACTTCCATATCTTCCTGATCGGAAAAATATCTGTATAGAAGCTCACGCACAGAGATTGAATCATCAACTATTAAAATTCTGATCAAAAAAGGACCTCTCACTGTAATTAACAACCAGCCGGTTACACTGAAATTTCTTTAACAGAACCTTGCAATAACGTCTAAAAGATTGCTCTGGTCAAAATTTGATTTGACAATGTAAGCATTTGCCCCGGCATCAACACCTTTTTCCCGATCCTCTTTCGAGCCGAGTGAGGTTACCAAAATCACAGGAAGATTGGCAAAGCGATCAATTTTCCTGACCTTTTCAGTAAGTCCGAAACCATCAAGGTTAGGCATTTCAACGTCTGAGACCAGAACATCAGGTTCCGCGCTTTTCACTTTTACAAGGGCATCCTGTCCGTCTACCGCGGTAACAACATTATAACCTGCAGCTTCAAGAACATTTTTCAAAAGAACTCTTGAAGTTATGGAATCTTCGGCAA
Above is a window of Maridesulfovibrio bastinii DSM 16055 DNA encoding:
- the pgm gene encoding phosphoglucomutase (alpha-D-glucose-1,6-bisphosphate-dependent), which codes for MSLSNLAGKLAPPEILENIPRLVAAYYTIKPDISIPSNLVSFGTSGHRGCPLDGSFNEGHILAISQAICEYREKMGYTGPLFIGKDPHALSEPAQITALEVFAANGVDVFINDKGYTPTPAISHAILTFNKGKSCGKADGVVITPSHNPPRDGGFKYNPPEGGPASTTVTSTIQNRANEIMQNGLKDVKRITLEKAMKAGTTTEHDFITPYVNDLCNIIDMEAISRAGLKIGVDPLGGAAIDYWEPIAERYKIDINVVNKTIDPAYAFMHVDKDGKIRMDCSSPYAMAGLIELKDKYDISFANDPDTDRHGIVTKSRGLMNPNHYLAVAIEYLYTNRPDWRKDLMVGKTLVSSSMIDRVAASIDRQLMEVPVGFKWFVEPLLSGTCGFGGEESAGASFLRKDGSVWTTDKDGIIMNLLAAEITAITGKDPGELYTALENKFGSPVYKRIDTGATEEQRKAFSSLTPDMIKAKTLAGELIESKLTTAPGNNQSIGGLKVITENGWFAARPSGTESIYKIYAESFKGLAHLVSIQEEAKKIVNEAFSTAV
- the cheB gene encoding chemotaxis-specific protein-glutamate methyltransferase CheB, coding for MIRILIVDDSISVRELLYRYFSDQEDMEVAGMAVTGAEAIEKVHKLKPDIVTMDIHLPDMDGFQVTRRIMEESPLPIVIISSVASPDDSDDGFRALDSGALTLIDKPRLCDSDFEDNMNDIIHTVRLMSEVKVVRRRIKKNLINSGPVLSGRSGIKDSTPKENIEAVCIGTSTGGPQALKAVLGALPENYPLPILVVQHMSKGFLEGMVSWLDNVIPLKVKAADAGETVRGGFVYFAPEEKHMRVNSDLTVSFSSGSASDGIIPSVSVLFASAARNLGHRAAGIIMTGMGRDGAAELLEMRKAGAYTIAQNKESCTVYGMPGEAVKLGAAIDILPLEEISGELLNFAGIKS
- a CDS encoding tetratricopeptide repeat protein produces the protein MQQFDNLDDYIEDLKAKSAKNPTCSNTHYNLGVAYLSKRDFMEAEREFISAINESPKMAEAYVQLGGICLQRNDIDGCLRYNIQASQQRPFFAVPWGNIGFVYLQKGDVDKAIGALKRAVKYDPNFVQALSTLGSAYFQEGELDDCIEVCEKAVKIQEHFGPAWNNLALCYIEKKDFDKAAECIEKAKQSGYDIPEEMIKDLEESRS
- a CDS encoding response regulator, translating into MTSERILVVEDSLTQAVKLEYFLSSIGYSVLVADDGESAISKMDSFNPDLVISDVVMPGMDGYELCSQIRQNDKFHSVPVILLTSLSDPGDVLRGLKSGAINFVTKPYDEDFLHSRIRHVLDHNHYEAETGNTREIEFEFHGEKHSISADFGQVFHLLLATYENALLQSKQLDQAYRQLAHQEEQLRSVLASISSSIAVLDTGGRLITANPSWNDYFAIDTGETLVGSDFLESLSAIGCPEDILVAVANGLKEVINGHDEHFLIEFSYPFKGEKKWCQLDITPMGGETGGAVAAVIDITGRKKLERELIMARDGAQKANKFKSRFLASMSHEIRTPLNAVIGLTDLTLLTDLNVEQRDNLETVGLCANQLLSVVNDILDLSKVEARMLKLENEDFSLSDVLYSVVRSLSHQAESKGLVIDLDIDEDVPEIVCGDQGRLKQVLFNLIGNALKFTGKGGVYVQVSPSIDQNVSGRHDVVFTVRDTGIGIPEDQQDVIFESFRQADSSTTRKFGGTGLGLAISREIVEMMGGQIGVRSSVGLGSVFTFNVLLSPGDPDKVELYALESDTLPDADKKRFHILLVEDNSINVRVAGRLLKKMGHTCREAENGVKAVEALSKEHFDLVLMDIEMPEMDGFDAAKAIRQGGAGSACVEIPIIAMSAHAMSGTRDKSIKSGMNGYITKPVQYADLEAKIQKVMEGRADSGDHDFDENEHFGVPVLDRQKAEEMYHGDNELFEELCSMFLEETPEDLRQLLTAASRRDFRSAERIAHTLKSTCAAICAPRARDIAYEMEKAFRYHEGSGFEKLVESFKAENKRISEAIESYK